A genomic region of Bubalus kerabau isolate K-KA32 ecotype Philippines breed swamp buffalo chromosome 10, PCC_UOA_SB_1v2, whole genome shotgun sequence contains the following coding sequences:
- the LOC129621095 gene encoding uncharacterized protein LOC129621095 codes for MGANNSSLTPLNCILKNWDRFDPQGLKKTHLVFLCDTAWPRYPLEDSERWPVRGSLKYNTVLQLDRFCKEQGKWVEVTYVLPFFSLRNMPDLCPKGIDLGVKPSAPSCPLTLPPCWGLQTGIQTAHIEVQTTPVSVRPQTTLVSVETQTIEVRDEMEDRRQREEEKQVSPIYPWDHMRRAARETEEQPQKLLPLYETPTGRNNQSVRVNKPFSYQEIQRIKEDLGDYLDDLEKYIRAFKGVTLLYDLTWKDVMYILRQTLTPE; via the coding sequence atgggagctaacaattccagcctcactcctttgaactgtatcctgaaaaactgggatagatttgatccccagggcttaaagaagacacacctggtcttcctatgtgatactgcatggccacggtatccattggaggacagCGAACGGTGGCCAGTtagagggtctcttaagtataatactgttctacaattagaccggttctgtaaggaacaagggaaatgggtagaagtaacatatgtgttgccctttttctctctgcgaaatatgccagacttatgtcctaagggtatagatttgggcgtgaaaccttcagctccctcctgtcctcttactttgcccccgtgctggggactccaaactgggattcaaactgcccacatagaggtccaaacaactcctgtctcagtacgacctcagactactctggtttcagtagaaactcagaccatcgaagtaagagatgagatggaggacaggagacaaagagaagaggaaaaacaggtttctccaatctatccctgggatcatatgcgcagagcagccagagagactgaggaacagccacaaaagctgttgcctctttatgaaacacccaccgggagaaataatcagtctgtgagagttaataagcctttctcttatcaagaaatacaaagaatcaaggaggatctgggagactatttagatgacctagaaaaatatattagagcttttaaaggtgtcactctgctttatgacctcacttggaaggatgtgatgtatatcttgagacaaacgctgactcccgagtaa